A part of Myxococcus landrumus genomic DNA contains:
- a CDS encoding ABC transporter substrate-binding protein, with protein MKMSLISIGLMAGMTGVGCAGLDDVEADATTQDTQGLVTQVTGTSPTTFVTAAGNVTTPFDQSSASVVAYTRDSTTGAFTAYPGTGAADGTISVPNVPSGRIYLKLGPRYLVSTDRTFDLGSTEWGRNGSYVSQPTPVTVSATGLSPWHPADHLDMYSLNAGAFGFMGAAATGRPLTGATSVSALSFSYADMTHPKLLNSSLGDVFSLAQLRWQTTVNGVPYRAMHKVLDANVTLVPGQSTTINGTFTQPAATGTFAVDWRRSAFEALRTQVNPNAVSAYNEILMSARPAALSTAVASMSGPPFLLKLNPDAQQTDIVTGAMTYNNPLPATWPKVASATAGFTKSYALGTATPYIMSVDIRIDQEASAFTAAPVEPIIGPVQAPLVNTRGAFQNLTGVGLDASLRWSKPLVGTATNYVVNIFRLGTSNGATTATRVAMLHTDLQSVYLPPNVLQAGQTYFAEIQSWYQPGSNLATSPFKRSLPRARASVLTGTFSP; from the coding sequence ATGAAGATGTCATTGATTTCCATCGGGCTCATGGCCGGGATGACCGGGGTCGGCTGCGCGGGTCTCGACGATGTCGAGGCGGACGCGACCACCCAGGACACCCAAGGCCTGGTCACCCAGGTCACCGGTACGAGCCCGACCACCTTCGTCACCGCAGCGGGCAACGTCACGACGCCTTTTGACCAGTCTTCCGCCTCCGTGGTGGCCTACACGCGGGATTCGACGACGGGAGCGTTCACGGCCTATCCGGGCACGGGTGCCGCGGATGGCACCATCTCCGTGCCGAACGTCCCGTCCGGCCGCATCTACCTGAAGCTGGGCCCGCGCTACCTGGTGAGCACCGACCGCACGTTCGACCTGGGCTCCACGGAGTGGGGCCGCAATGGCTCCTACGTCTCTCAGCCCACGCCCGTGACGGTGTCCGCCACCGGCCTGTCCCCCTGGCATCCGGCGGATCACCTGGACATGTATTCGTTGAACGCGGGTGCGTTCGGCTTCATGGGCGCCGCGGCCACGGGGCGCCCCCTCACCGGCGCCACGTCGGTCTCCGCGCTGAGCTTCAGTTACGCGGACATGACCCACCCGAAGCTGCTCAACAGCAGCCTTGGTGATGTCTTCTCCCTGGCACAACTGCGGTGGCAGACGACCGTGAATGGCGTGCCCTACCGCGCGATGCACAAAGTGCTCGACGCGAACGTGACGCTGGTGCCGGGCCAGTCCACCACCATCAACGGAACCTTCACCCAGCCCGCGGCGACGGGCACCTTCGCGGTGGACTGGAGACGCTCCGCCTTCGAGGCCCTTCGCACCCAGGTGAACCCGAACGCGGTCAGCGCGTACAACGAGATTTTGATGTCCGCCCGGCCCGCGGCACTGAGCACGGCGGTCGCGTCCATGAGCGGGCCTCCCTTCCTCCTGAAGCTCAACCCCGATGCGCAACAGACCGACATCGTCACGGGGGCCATGACCTACAACAATCCGCTCCCGGCGACGTGGCCGAAGGTCGCGAGTGCCACCGCGGGCTTCACGAAGAGCTACGCGCTGGGCACCGCAACTCCCTACATCATGAGCGTGGACATCCGCATCGACCAGGAGGCGAGCGCCTTCACCGCGGCGCCCGTGGAGCCCATCATCGGGCCCGTGCAGGCGCCCCTGGTGAACACGCGTGGCGCGTTCCAGAACCTCACGGGTGTTGGGTTGGATGCCTCGCTGCGCTGGTCGAAGCCGCTGGTCGGAACCGCCACGAACTACGTGGTGAACATCTTCCGGCTGGGCACGTCCAACGGCGCCACCACCGCGACACGCGTGGCGATGCTGCACACGGACCTCCAGAGCGTGTACCTGCCCCCGAACGTGCTCCAGGCGGGCCAGACGTACTTCGCTGAAATCCAGAGCTGGTACCAGCCCGGCTCGAACCTGGCGACGAGCCCGTTCAAGCGCTCGCTGCCGCGCGCCCGCGCCAGCGTGCTCACTGGCACGTTCAGCCCGTAG
- a CDS encoding phenylalanine--tRNA ligase beta subunit-related protein: MLTVDPHPSLDTLAFTTVFPAPLGSLPSPEWLVALLKQDASAPLSSDDTVRGAVRDMLRHGGYKPTGRGKPASEYLVRASGDGSLGSINTAVDACNAVSLHSGLPISVVDLDRATAPFRVGIAPEGSQYVFNASGQSIDLAGLLCLFDAQGPCSNAVKDAQRTKTNADTRRTLSVLWGVKALGDRTARAFAWYRELLERAGATVEPLP; this comes from the coding sequence GTGCTGACCGTCGACCCGCATCCGTCCCTGGACACCCTGGCCTTCACCACCGTCTTTCCGGCGCCGCTCGGTTCGCTGCCGTCGCCGGAGTGGCTGGTGGCGCTCCTGAAGCAGGATGCGTCCGCTCCGCTCTCCAGCGACGACACCGTGCGCGGCGCCGTGCGCGACATGCTCCGCCACGGGGGCTACAAGCCCACCGGGCGCGGCAAGCCCGCCTCCGAGTACCTCGTGCGCGCCTCGGGAGACGGCTCGCTCGGCTCCATCAACACCGCGGTGGATGCATGCAACGCGGTGTCCCTGCACAGCGGCCTTCCCATCAGCGTGGTGGACCTGGACCGCGCCACCGCGCCCTTCCGCGTGGGCATCGCCCCCGAAGGCTCGCAGTACGTCTTCAACGCCTCCGGACAGAGCATCGACCTGGCGGGCCTGCTGTGCCTCTTCGACGCGCAGGGCCCGTGCTCCAACGCGGTGAAGGACGCCCAGCGCACCAAGACGAACGCGGACACGCGCCGCACCCTCTCCGTCCTCTGGGGCGTGAAGGCCCTGGGCGACCGCACCGCGCGCGCCTTCGCGTGGTACCGCGAGTTGCTCGAGCGCGCGGGCGCCACCGTGGAGCCACTCCCCTGA
- a CDS encoding zinc-binding dehydrogenase produces the protein MADANQRTMRAARFDTAARTLTVMDVPVPQPQPGEVRVRVKACGICLSDAHLLDGSLQSPLPVVTPGHESSGVIDEVGPGVSRWKVGQRVAMAGGKPCGRCVKCTNGQPSECIDFHIMGFHYDGAWAEYVVVPAFVLSAIPDHLPFEQAAILADAVATPYAGLVDTAQLRPAQSVGLWGIGGLGVHAVQIARMMGATPILAFDTNEAARQRALEFGADVALDPRAPDVREQILRHTGGMGLDVAVDLVGANVVLAQAAKSIGRHGRAVMVGLSPEPIQLGSGVNFGVRSQALLGHLGYEKKHLDQLVSLVGTKRLDVSRSVTATLSLEDVAQGVERLVKKEGNPIRLVVTP, from the coding sequence ATGGCAGACGCGAACCAGCGGACGATGCGGGCAGCGCGCTTCGATACGGCGGCCCGGACCCTGACGGTGATGGATGTTCCGGTGCCCCAGCCCCAGCCGGGCGAGGTGCGGGTGCGAGTGAAGGCGTGTGGCATCTGTCTCTCGGATGCACATCTGCTCGACGGCTCGCTGCAGTCGCCGCTGCCGGTGGTGACGCCGGGGCATGAGTCGTCCGGCGTCATCGACGAGGTGGGCCCGGGCGTGTCGCGCTGGAAGGTGGGGCAGCGCGTGGCCATGGCGGGCGGCAAGCCGTGTGGACGTTGTGTGAAGTGCACCAACGGCCAGCCCTCCGAGTGCATCGACTTCCACATCATGGGCTTCCACTACGACGGCGCGTGGGCGGAGTACGTCGTGGTGCCGGCCTTCGTGTTGTCGGCGATTCCGGACCACCTGCCCTTCGAGCAGGCGGCGATTCTCGCGGACGCGGTGGCCACGCCGTACGCGGGGCTGGTGGACACGGCGCAGCTGCGGCCCGCGCAGTCGGTGGGCCTGTGGGGGATTGGCGGGCTGGGCGTCCACGCGGTGCAGATTGCCCGCATGATGGGGGCCACGCCGATTCTCGCGTTCGACACGAACGAGGCCGCGCGCCAGCGGGCGCTGGAGTTCGGCGCGGACGTGGCGTTGGACCCTCGCGCCCCAGACGTGCGCGAGCAGATTCTCCGGCACACCGGCGGCATGGGGCTGGACGTGGCGGTGGACCTGGTGGGCGCGAACGTGGTGCTGGCGCAGGCGGCCAAGAGCATCGGCCGGCATGGCAGGGCGGTGATGGTGGGCCTGTCGCCGGAGCCCATCCAACTGGGGTCCGGGGTGAACTTCGGCGTGCGCTCCCAGGCCCTGCTCGGACACCTGGGCTACGAGAAGAAGCACCTGGACCAGCTCGTCTCCCTGGTGGGGACGAAGCGGCTGGATGTCTCGCGCTCGGTGACGGCGACGCTGTCCCTGGAGGACGTGGCCCAGGGCGTGGAGCGGCTGGTGAAGAAGGAGGGCAACCCCATCCGCCTGGTCGTCACCCCTTGA
- a CDS encoding M12 family metallopeptidase, which produces MSKHEDVGCVSVCWTRAGMVLGLLAWSASGCGGPTGGEDSRERVTQELAHPGRAGEARRGNFRVAGGTQALSYEDIDGERVFQGDILLPPEVSVGGPSAFSVEANGAGATRAISRWPGSVVPYTLDPALTNTGRVLEALRQWESVTPLRFVPRTTQADFVTFRPGSGCSSNVGRMGGQQFVTLSPSCTTGNTLHEVGHVLGLWHEQARTDRDRNVLVHWGNILPAYTQAFETFAQRGETGRNLGPYGLDSLMHYASDAFSANDEPTLTRLDGSPFSANREAPTLADICAVKRLHGHGRRSDVNGDGYSDLVVGTPHEDVGQGTDQGAVSLVWGSASGLVPAGLWLHRDAQGVEDVAVNADQFGAAVATGDFNGDCFADVAVGVPGDDVNGIVDAGSVHIFLGSALGLDLSTDRVFHQNTVGVPDSAEAFDAMGSTLAVGDFNGDGHDDLAVGVPGEDYGSSALDSGVVTVLFGSPTGLSGPGAQSWGQSSTRILDVSETGDRFGSSLASGDFNGDGFDELAVGVPFEAVEGVANVGAVHVLWGSLDGLMSEGNQLWVPGRDGVPGAVTGDVFFGSALAAGDFNGDGRSELAIGAPGQTVGLSPGAGAVTVLKGSVSGLVATGALSWNQDSAGVSDVAEAGDGLGSALVAEDFDGDGHMDLAIGVPRESVGTVVAAGIVQVMHGSPSGLLASREQRWSQEGSQVDEGAEAQDVFGSRLAAGDFDGNGYLDLAVAAPYEDVGGVVDAGAVQVLYSAGAPGLSRVREQRWIQAPVYLVDIVEAADHFGLGL; this is translated from the coding sequence ATGTCGAAACATGAAGACGTGGGCTGTGTTTCAGTGTGTTGGACGCGCGCCGGCATGGTGTTGGGACTGCTGGCCTGGAGCGCGAGTGGTTGCGGGGGCCCCACGGGAGGCGAGGACTCACGGGAGCGAGTGACGCAGGAGCTCGCCCATCCGGGGCGGGCGGGTGAAGCGCGGCGCGGAAATTTTCGGGTCGCGGGAGGGACTCAGGCGCTCTCCTACGAGGATATCGACGGCGAGCGGGTCTTCCAGGGCGACATCCTCCTGCCGCCCGAGGTCTCCGTCGGCGGCCCGTCCGCGTTCTCCGTGGAGGCGAATGGGGCCGGGGCCACGCGAGCCATCTCCCGGTGGCCCGGAAGCGTGGTGCCCTACACGCTGGACCCGGCGCTGACGAACACCGGGCGGGTGCTGGAGGCGCTGAGGCAATGGGAGTCCGTCACGCCCCTGCGCTTCGTGCCTCGCACCACGCAGGCGGACTTCGTCACGTTCCGGCCGGGCTCCGGGTGTTCATCCAACGTCGGCCGGATGGGCGGCCAGCAGTTCGTGACGCTCTCGCCGAGCTGCACCACCGGCAACACGTTGCATGAAGTGGGGCACGTGCTGGGGTTGTGGCACGAGCAGGCCCGGACGGACCGGGACCGGAACGTCCTGGTGCACTGGGGCAACATCCTGCCCGCATACACCCAGGCCTTCGAGACCTTCGCCCAGCGAGGCGAGACGGGACGGAACCTGGGCCCCTATGGGCTCGACTCCCTCATGCACTACGCGTCGGATGCCTTCTCCGCCAATGACGAGCCCACGCTCACCCGGCTGGATGGCTCGCCGTTCTCCGCCAACCGGGAAGCGCCGACCCTGGCGGACATCTGCGCGGTGAAGCGGCTGCACGGGCATGGGCGCCGCTCGGATGTGAATGGAGATGGTTACTCGGACCTGGTCGTCGGGACTCCGCACGAGGACGTGGGGCAGGGCACGGACCAGGGCGCGGTGAGCCTGGTCTGGGGGTCGGCGTCGGGGCTGGTGCCGGCGGGGCTGTGGCTGCATCGCGACGCGCAGGGCGTGGAGGATGTGGCGGTGAACGCGGACCAGTTCGGCGCGGCCGTGGCCACGGGGGACTTCAATGGCGACTGCTTCGCGGATGTGGCCGTGGGCGTGCCCGGTGATGATGTGAATGGCATTGTCGACGCGGGCTCGGTCCACATCTTCCTGGGCTCCGCGCTGGGGCTGGACTTGAGCACGGACAGGGTGTTTCACCAGAACACCGTGGGTGTCCCGGACAGCGCGGAGGCATTCGATGCGATGGGCTCCACGCTCGCGGTGGGCGACTTCAACGGCGATGGCCATGACGACCTCGCCGTGGGAGTGCCCGGCGAGGACTATGGCTCCTCGGCGCTGGACTCCGGAGTGGTGACGGTGCTGTTCGGCTCGCCCACGGGGTTGTCCGGCCCGGGCGCGCAGAGCTGGGGCCAGTCGTCCACGCGAATCCTGGATGTGTCGGAGACGGGAGACCGGTTCGGCTCCTCGCTGGCGTCGGGTGACTTCAACGGGGATGGCTTCGACGAGCTCGCGGTGGGCGTGCCGTTCGAGGCCGTGGAGGGAGTCGCCAACGTCGGCGCGGTGCATGTCCTGTGGGGCTCGCTGGATGGGTTGATGAGCGAGGGGAATCAACTGTGGGTGCCTGGGAGGGACGGCGTGCCCGGAGCCGTGACGGGCGATGTCTTCTTCGGCTCGGCACTGGCGGCGGGGGACTTCAATGGTGATGGCCGGAGTGAGTTGGCCATCGGCGCGCCGGGGCAGACGGTGGGGCTCTCACCGGGGGCTGGCGCGGTGACGGTGTTGAAGGGCTCGGTGTCGGGCCTGGTGGCCACGGGGGCGCTGTCGTGGAACCAGGACTCGGCGGGTGTCTCGGACGTGGCCGAGGCGGGGGACGGCCTGGGCTCCGCGCTGGTGGCCGAGGACTTCGATGGCGATGGCCACATGGACCTGGCCATCGGTGTTCCCAGGGAGTCGGTGGGGACGGTGGTGGCCGCGGGCATCGTCCAGGTCATGCATGGCTCACCGAGCGGGCTGCTGGCGTCGCGAGAGCAGCGCTGGTCCCAGGAAGGCTCCCAGGTGGATGAGGGCGCGGAGGCCCAGGATGTCTTTGGCTCGCGCCTCGCGGCCGGGGACTTCGACGGCAATGGCTACCTGGACCTCGCGGTCGCCGCGCCCTACGAGGACGTGGGGGGCGTGGTCGACGCGGGCGCGGTGCAGGTGCTCTACAGCGCGGGGGCTCCTGGCCTCTCACGCGTGCGAGAGCAGCGCTGGATTCAGGCGCCCGTGTACCTGGTGGACATCGTCGAAGCGGCGGACCACTTCGGCCTGGGTCTCTGA
- a CDS encoding phosphotransferase, which yields MLLAEPQVLRTQSRCHVVRARVRGGDVTTVVLKHFHEDPMLGLDEWAGLELLGRHNLITAPGLIAGDISSRMLVLEDLGTGPSLEDLFRADDANAATGGLLAVARITAQLHARTRGVQGDFDLLRHSLSPRPMRVRIDNARYLLEHADRLRRWAEAVDAPMAPGTQEDLERLARELAEPGPFLSLTHGDMAPGNTLFTPSGPRLLDFEYCGMRHALYDALMWLLVVPLPDELITRADLTYRITLAPACEAAQVDATWTRARAMVATARTVNMFQWMSPRTLERNRDWAPGFSERAALLRHLSRSRALREPFDPVPDLSRTLAALEERLAERWAGTPSFTWPAFR from the coding sequence GTGCTGCTGGCCGAGCCCCAGGTCCTCCGCACCCAGTCGCGCTGTCACGTCGTGCGAGCCCGCGTCCGAGGCGGCGATGTGACCACCGTCGTCCTCAAGCACTTCCACGAAGACCCCATGCTGGGCCTGGATGAGTGGGCGGGCCTGGAGCTGCTCGGCCGCCACAACCTCATCACCGCGCCGGGCCTCATCGCGGGAGACATCTCCTCGCGGATGCTCGTCCTGGAGGACCTGGGCACCGGCCCCAGCCTCGAGGACCTCTTCCGCGCGGACGACGCGAACGCCGCCACGGGAGGACTGCTGGCCGTGGCCCGCATCACCGCGCAGCTCCACGCGCGCACCCGGGGCGTCCAGGGCGACTTCGACCTGCTCCGGCACTCGCTGAGTCCCCGCCCCATGCGGGTGCGCATCGACAACGCGCGCTATCTGCTGGAGCACGCGGACCGGCTCCGTCGCTGGGCCGAAGCCGTCGACGCGCCCATGGCCCCGGGCACGCAAGAAGACCTGGAGCGGCTGGCGCGCGAGCTGGCGGAGCCCGGCCCCTTCCTGTCCCTCACCCATGGCGACATGGCCCCCGGCAACACCCTGTTCACCCCCAGCGGGCCCCGGCTGCTCGACTTCGAATACTGCGGCATGCGGCACGCGCTGTACGACGCGCTCATGTGGCTGCTCGTGGTGCCCTTGCCCGACGAGCTCATCACCCGCGCGGACCTCACCTACCGCATCACCCTGGCCCCCGCGTGCGAGGCCGCGCAGGTGGACGCCACCTGGACGCGCGCCCGCGCCATGGTGGCCACCGCGCGCACGGTGAACATGTTCCAGTGGATGTCGCCGCGGACCTTGGAGCGCAACCGCGACTGGGCCCCGGGCTTCTCCGAGCGCGCCGCCCTGCTGCGCCACCTCTCCCGCTCCCGCGCCCTGCGCGAGCCCTTCGACCCCGTCCCCGACCTCTCGCGCACCCTGGCCGCGCTGGAGGAGCGGCTCGCGGAGCGCTGGGCGGGCACCCCGTCATTCACCTGGCCCGCGTTCCGGTAA
- a CDS encoding Hint domain-containing protein produces MSAFWKQKARLLPLAGVVLLSAGWSNTLNPPAEDRARAQRLVERYDKETEGNDALHINLNLADDGDYHFLVGRLTSAGKDEKNAPELFNRLGFMRERALTRAAQSATPADEPAWCNHFLKYKNPPLPSNGYTTYFPVVEVACKDGADYVYADIFNYDEDENGANSVLVSSNSGEEYGDGRAFDDVEAVATIATGKGRVLRMESLVMALGPNLDQTTYVLVRSAVINSPPSMTFSHPRKILATPTHAEIYACQLRGGNDCDYAVAGYRNGVLSPFVSPATSTGVAASYANQPGTLNPADYWTFGAPYNYENLYVPVRGVLSAGAVNNFQCIVSKIEKARIQMILNDTGRTCLNNAEFIPSIPVGANTSNLNVLTSMSRLFNTPGPGQSPSSCAASTVVNEMTRFMVTIVGKIRCNTPTAPEKPFVVMYPTGASGLTSNIFFHNSCMAAGTRVTLADGKVVPVEQVKLGDKVRANDKGALLSVMDIAQGNEVKPLLRLRDNQGHDATLTEMHPVVMSTGEVVTAKSLKVKDQVRTDKGVSTLTSITPVSSENARVYNLRLGTDQELLAVNKNGRTLFAGGFLVGDLSMQDALTRPAREQVSVTQTLPKAWHQDFLNSMKPAVQR; encoded by the coding sequence ATGAGTGCATTCTGGAAGCAGAAGGCTCGGCTATTGCCTCTCGCCGGTGTGGTGCTGCTCAGCGCGGGCTGGAGCAACACGCTCAATCCCCCCGCGGAGGACCGCGCCCGGGCCCAGCGGCTGGTGGAGCGGTATGACAAGGAGACCGAGGGGAATGATGCCCTCCACATCAACCTGAACCTCGCCGACGACGGCGACTATCACTTCCTCGTCGGCCGGCTGACGTCGGCCGGGAAGGACGAGAAGAACGCTCCGGAGCTGTTCAACCGCCTGGGCTTCATGCGCGAGCGGGCCCTGACGCGCGCCGCCCAGTCGGCGACGCCCGCGGACGAGCCCGCCTGGTGCAATCACTTCCTCAAGTACAAGAACCCGCCCCTGCCCTCCAATGGCTACACCACGTACTTCCCCGTCGTGGAGGTGGCGTGCAAGGACGGCGCGGACTACGTCTACGCCGACATCTTCAACTACGACGAGGATGAGAACGGGGCCAACTCCGTCCTGGTCTCCTCCAACTCGGGCGAGGAGTACGGCGATGGCCGGGCCTTCGACGACGTCGAGGCCGTCGCCACCATCGCCACCGGGAAGGGCCGCGTCCTGCGCATGGAGTCGCTGGTGATGGCGCTGGGGCCCAACCTCGACCAGACCACCTATGTCCTGGTGCGCTCCGCCGTCATCAACTCACCGCCGTCGATGACCTTCTCCCATCCTCGGAAGATTCTCGCCACGCCGACGCATGCGGAGATCTATGCCTGTCAGCTTCGCGGCGGCAATGACTGCGACTATGCCGTCGCGGGCTACCGCAACGGCGTGCTGAGCCCCTTCGTCTCTCCCGCCACCAGCACCGGCGTGGCGGCGAGCTATGCCAATCAACCGGGCACCCTGAACCCGGCGGACTACTGGACCTTCGGAGCGCCGTACAACTACGAGAACCTCTATGTCCCGGTGCGCGGCGTCCTGAGCGCGGGCGCGGTCAACAACTTCCAGTGCATCGTGTCGAAGATTGAGAAGGCTCGCATCCAGATGATTCTCAACGACACGGGCCGCACCTGCCTCAACAACGCGGAGTTCATCCCCAGCATCCCCGTGGGGGCGAACACGAGCAACCTCAACGTCCTGACGAGCATGAGCCGGCTGTTCAACACGCCGGGCCCCGGACAGAGCCCCTCCAGCTGCGCGGCCTCCACGGTCGTCAATGAGATGACCCGCTTCATGGTCACCATCGTGGGCAAGATTCGCTGCAACACGCCCACCGCGCCGGAGAAGCCGTTCGTGGTGATGTATCCGACGGGCGCCTCCGGCCTGACGTCGAACATCTTCTTCCACAACAGCTGCATGGCGGCGGGGACGCGCGTCACGCTGGCGGATGGCAAGGTGGTTCCGGTGGAGCAGGTCAAGCTGGGTGACAAGGTGCGCGCCAACGACAAGGGCGCCCTGCTGTCCGTCATGGACATCGCGCAAGGCAACGAGGTCAAGCCGCTCCTGCGCCTGCGCGACAACCAGGGCCACGACGCGACGCTGACGGAGATGCACCCCGTGGTGATGTCCACCGGCGAGGTGGTCACCGCCAAGAGCCTGAAGGTGAAGGACCAGGTCCGCACCGACAAGGGTGTCTCGACGCTGACGTCCATCACCCCCGTGTCGAGCGAGAACGCGCGTGTCTACAACCTGCGACTGGGCACCGACCAGGAGCTGCTGGCGGTGAACAAGAACGGCCGCACGCTGTTCGCCGGCGGGTTCCTCGTGGGCGACCTGAGCATGCAGGACGCCCTGACGCGGCCCGCGCGCGAGCAGGTCTCCGTCACGCAGACGCTCCCCAAGGCGTGGCACCAGGACTTCCTCAACAGCATGAAGCCCGCCGTCCAGCGCTGA
- a CDS encoding sialidase family protein, producing the protein MNCASAKEGEVHEDSGTDAGPRDAGGTEVDAGIDAGTDGGPASLHEGACTGDEWCWAHPTPTGEPLKALWSAGPSAVWAAGDGQVFHWDGAHWTGRASGVAGGALFLSGSGADSVVLAGGDAALARWDGREWRRETLSRAGQVSGLTVVSSTEAWLTQAPTNEAPQGSVWRRSGTGWALVAGLTDAPLSSPWSTSAAEVWALAGGQRLARWEGQGWRHAAQLPNPGPSGEKYTALWVAPGGGAGWAVSASGAIARWTGAGWVSVQSPRGVPLTGVWGSGANDVWLVGHQGVLLHWDGQALTGVDSGTREDLLAISGTSGDQVWISGAKGGLLRKTPHGWQRLGGSGVPEASWSVVTGSASDNVWVLGRAGSSGAALVWNGRGWRVAEPPPEPVVAAWALSPDEVWAVGAQAYRWNGRTWERHVLPSGLVARGIHGTGSEDVWIVGEHGQRALWRGTSWLDGGRGGTTLQDVWMASSTSAWAVGASGRFEFFGGGDWLEVSVEPPATLRGVWGAAEDDVWAVGDQGLIVHYDGILFDVDTTSAPGVPLKDVWGSARDDVWAVGEGGVVLHYDGTRWRRQESGSSGVLVGAWSKGAGAWVVGSQGQVLKRH; encoded by the coding sequence ATGAATTGCGCCTCCGCCAAGGAGGGTGAAGTCCACGAGGACTCGGGCACGGATGCGGGGCCTCGTGACGCCGGCGGCACGGAGGTGGACGCGGGCATCGACGCGGGGACCGATGGTGGGCCCGCGAGCCTTCATGAAGGCGCCTGCACCGGGGATGAATGGTGCTGGGCGCATCCCACGCCCACGGGGGAGCCGTTGAAGGCGCTCTGGAGCGCGGGGCCCTCGGCGGTCTGGGCCGCGGGTGATGGCCAGGTATTTCATTGGGATGGAGCGCACTGGACGGGACGGGCCAGCGGCGTCGCGGGAGGGGCGCTGTTTCTCTCGGGCTCCGGCGCGGACAGCGTGGTGCTCGCGGGTGGAGATGCCGCGCTGGCGCGCTGGGATGGCCGTGAGTGGCGTCGCGAAACGCTGTCGCGCGCGGGACAGGTGAGCGGGCTCACCGTCGTGTCATCCACGGAGGCGTGGCTGACCCAAGCGCCGACGAATGAAGCCCCCCAGGGGAGTGTGTGGCGGAGGAGCGGCACGGGGTGGGCGCTGGTCGCGGGGCTGACCGACGCACCCCTGTCGTCGCCGTGGAGCACGTCGGCGGCCGAGGTCTGGGCGCTCGCGGGCGGACAGCGGCTGGCGCGGTGGGAGGGGCAGGGGTGGCGTCACGCGGCGCAGCTCCCGAATCCCGGTCCCTCCGGGGAGAAGTACACCGCGCTCTGGGTGGCACCGGGCGGAGGCGCGGGGTGGGCGGTGTCGGCCTCGGGCGCCATCGCGCGGTGGACGGGGGCGGGCTGGGTGTCCGTCCAGAGTCCTCGGGGGGTTCCGCTGACGGGAGTCTGGGGAAGCGGAGCGAATGACGTCTGGCTGGTGGGGCATCAAGGGGTGTTGCTCCACTGGGATGGACAGGCCCTCACGGGCGTGGACTCGGGGACGCGAGAGGACTTGCTCGCCATCTCGGGGACGTCCGGGGACCAGGTCTGGATCTCGGGGGCCAAGGGAGGCTTGCTGCGCAAGACACCGCACGGCTGGCAGCGGCTGGGTGGCAGCGGTGTGCCCGAGGCGAGCTGGAGTGTCGTGACGGGCTCCGCGTCAGACAATGTCTGGGTTCTGGGGCGTGCGGGCTCGAGCGGAGCGGCCCTGGTCTGGAATGGCCGGGGCTGGCGGGTGGCGGAGCCTCCGCCGGAGCCGGTGGTCGCGGCCTGGGCGCTGTCGCCCGACGAGGTCTGGGCCGTGGGAGCCCAGGCCTATCGTTGGAATGGCAGGACGTGGGAGCGGCACGTGTTGCCCTCGGGACTGGTGGCCCGGGGGATTCACGGCACGGGCTCGGAGGACGTGTGGATTGTGGGTGAGCACGGGCAGCGTGCGCTGTGGCGTGGGACTTCGTGGCTCGATGGGGGCCGAGGGGGCACCACGCTCCAGGATGTGTGGATGGCGTCCTCGACGTCCGCCTGGGCGGTGGGAGCAAGCGGGAGGTTCGAGTTCTTCGGAGGAGGGGACTGGCTGGAGGTGTCCGTCGAGCCTCCGGCGACGCTGCGCGGCGTCTGGGGCGCGGCGGAGGATGACGTCTGGGCCGTGGGAGACCAGGGGCTCATCGTCCACTACGACGGAATCCTCTTCGACGTCGACACGACCAGCGCTCCAGGCGTGCCGCTCAAGGACGTCTGGGGCTCCGCGCGCGATGATGTCTGGGCCGTGGGAGAGGGCGGTGTGGTGCTGCACTACGACGGGACGCGCTGGCGGCGGCAGGAGAGCGGGAGCTCCGGTGTGCTCGTGGGCGCCTGGAGCAAGGGCGCGGGGGCGTGGGTGGTGGGGAGCCAGGGGCAGGTGCTCAAGCGCCACTGA